GCTTCTCCGAGCTGTACACCAAGGAAAGCAGCGATGCCGCCGCCAGCGGCTATGGTTTCGAGCTGACCTTCCGCCTCGCTGCCGACACCGGTGAGAACGCTGGCAGCTCGCCGCCGGTGTGGCCGATGAACCTGCTGCAGAACCTGGCGCGCTACGTGTTTGGCAGCGGAAACGTGTTCGAGGATGGTCACCATCTGAATGCCAATGGCCCGATCGCGCTGGAGACCGACACGCGCCTGTGCCACCTGGCTTTCATTGCCGACCCGCAGCTGCCGGCGCGCGACACCGCCAATGGCCACCTGCAGTTCCTGCAGCTGGTCGGCCTGACCGACGAAGAGATGGAGGCGGTCAAGCGCTGGTCGACGCGCGGTGTGCTGCAGGCGCTGCAGCCGGCGATGCCGCTGTGGATCAGTGATCTGCATCGCGGCAACCTGCTGGACGATCCGGCACTGACGGCCCGGGTGCGGGCCGGCAGCGAGCGCGAGGGCTCCAGCACCGGCATGTTGTTCATCGAGACGCTGGACTGGGGGCAGGAGGCGGGCGTCACCACGCTGGTGCTTGGCGCGGGCCAGGTGGCCAGTGTGTGTGAACTGCTGCCGCTGCGCCTGCGACACGGCAGATCGCTGGAGCTGGTCAGCCGCGAGCGGCAGTGGGAATTCATTCCGGCCGGGCCCGGTGAAGCCGGCGAGGTGTCCACTGACAGCGCGCGCTGGCCCTTGGACGAGACAGGGCTGCAGGCCCTGGCAGGCGTGCGTGCCGAACGTGGCCTCTACCCGGTGGCGGGAGCACTGCGCATCGAGGTGGTGCCGACCTACCTGCGCGATGCAAAGGGTGAAGTGATCCGCCAGATCGGTTGACCGGGCGGGTGGAACCGGTGGGGTCAGATCCGTTCGCCATGCGGACGGCTCTGACCCCTGGTCAAGGTCAGGCCAGGCCTTCAGCCTTCAGCGCGGCCTGCACGCCGGCATCGGCGTCCATGCGTGCCTTGTAGGCAGCCAGGTTGTCCAGGCCGGACAGGTCGACCTTGGTGCCGGCGGCCCAGCGCAGGGTGATGTAGAAGTAAGGGTCGGCGTAGCTGCGGAAACCGGCCAGCCAGGGCTTGTCCGCCAGCTGCTTGTCAGCGGTCTCGAACAGCCCGCGCAGGCGCTTGTGTGCGGCGGCGCGGATCGCATCGAACTGGCTTTCGTCGGCGATGAACTTGCCCGGTGCGAACAGCGGCGAGAAGGCCGGGTGCACGTCGGAATTGACGAAGGCCAGCCAGCGGGTGGCTTCGGCACGCTGGCGCGGGCTGCCGTCACCCGCGAGGCCGGCCTGCGGGTAGCTGTCGGCGATGTAGCCCATGATCGCGGCGTTCTGCAGCAGCACGAAGTCGCCGTCGACCAGCGCGGGAACGGCGCCGGCCGGATTGATCTTGAGGAATTCCGGACCCTTCAGGGTGTCCTTGTTCAGCAGTTCAACCTCGAACGGCTGGCCGGTCCACTGCAGGGCGATGTGGTCGGCGGTGGAACAGGCACCGGGCTTGCTGTACAGCTTCATGGGAACTCCAGGTGATGCGGGCGGGAAACGCCCACTATCCCAGAGCCTGCCGGCGGGCGGCAACGCCGCCGCCAGCACGGATCGTTACGACTGCCGCGGCTTGAGGTTCTGCACCTTGTAGAAGGTGTGATCGCCGATGGTGGCCACCTGGTAGGCGTTGCGCCAGTTCGGGCTGGCGATGGACAGCGCGGCGAAGTGGCTGGCACCGGGCACGATCTCGCGGCGTTCGCCGGCCGGCAGCGCCCAGTTGCGCTCGGCATCGAAGGCCACGTTCATCGCCTCGCTCCACGCCGCGTCATTGCCCAGCTGGGTGCCGGGGGAGACGATGGTCGGTGCGAACTGCTTGCGCGCGGTGACCACCTGGCACATCGAGTCACCCCACAGGCCACTGTCGAGGCGACGCAGGGCGACCTCGGCGACGGCCTGCTGGCCACGCAGGGTCTGGTCGCGGGCTTCCAGGTAAACGGTGGTGCTCAAACACAATGAATCAGCGGCCGGCTGCGGCAACAACTGCGACAGCCAGAGAATCCAGGCCAGTTTCATATAACTCCTTGCTCCGTATGGGCCGCACTTCCCGGCCCCCGCAGCGGGGGCTGCGGGACGGGGTACGACTTGGCGTCATGGGGAGGCGGCCATCGGGGCCGCCCCGTGGGCGGCCCCAAAAGAAACGATCAGTACCGATCGAGGGGGCCGCACCGGCTCACCGGAAACTGGCTGGTGAGCGGAAGATGGCGCAAGGTAGGGGGGGATAGCCGAACGCATCGTGAACCGTCCGGCTTGACATTCAGGTTCGGGAGGGGTGACGGAAATCACATTCCGCCCCCCATTCAGGCACTCATCAGAGCGCGGCGGCGACCCGGCTGCCCTGGTCGATGGCCCGCTTCGCATCCAGTTCTGCGGCCACGTCGGCACCGCCGATCAGCTGCGTGTTGATGCCGGCCGCCTGCAGCTCGGCCTGCAGCGAACGGTTCGGTTCCTGCCCGGCGCAGATCACCACGTGATCGACCGGCAGCAGCTGTTCGCTGCCATCAACGCGGATGCGCAGGCCGTCATCGTCAACGCCCAGGTACTCGACGCCGCCGAGCATGCGCACGCCCTTGGCTTTCAGCGTGGCGCGATGGATCCAGCCGGTGGTCTTGCCCAGCCGTGCACCGGGCTTGCCCGGGCTGCGCTGCAGCAGCCACAGCCGGCGTGGCGAGGCTTCTGCCTGCGGCCTGGCCAGCGAGCCGCGCGCTTCGAAGCTGGCGTCAACGCCCCATTCGGCCATCCAGCGCTGCGGGTCCAGCGACGGCGACTCGCCGGCATGGCTGAGGAACTCGCCGACATCGAAGCCGATGCCGCCGGCGCCGATGATCGCCGCATTGGCGCCCACCTGGACCCGGCCCAGCAGCACGTCCAGGTAGCTGACCACCTTGGCATGGTCGGCGCCAGGGAAGTCGACCCTGCGCGGGGTGATGCCAGTGGCCAGCACCACCTCGTCAAAGCCGGCCAGGCGGCTTGCGTCGGCACGGGTGCCCAGACGCAGCTGCACCCCGGTTTCAGCCAGCTTGTGGCGGAAATAGCGCAGCGTCTCGTAAAACTCTTCCTTGCCCGGGATGCGCTTGGCCACGTTGAACTGACCGCCGATCTCCTCGTTGGCATCGAACAGGGTGACCTGATGGCCGCGCTGGGCGGCGACCGTGGCGCAGGCCAGCCCGGCCGGACCGGCACCGACTACGGCGATCTTCTTCGGCGCAGCGGTCGGGCGATAGACCAGCTCGGTCTCGTGCGCGGCGCGCGGATTGACCAGGCAGCTGGCCAGCTTGTTCTCGAACACGTGGTCCAGGCAGGCCTGGTTGCAGGCGATGCAGGTGTTGATCGCCTCGGCGCGGCCGGCACGGGCCTTGTTCGGCCATTGCGGGTCGGCCAGCAGCGGGCGTGCCAGGGACACCATGTCCGCGCCGCCATCGGCCAGGATGCGCTCGGCGACCTCGGGCATGTTGATGCGGTTGGTCGCCACCAGCGGCACCGTCACATGCGGCTTCAGCTTGGCAGTGACCCCGGCAAAGGCCGCGCGCGGCACCGAGGTGGCGATGGTCGGAATGCGCGCTTCGTGCCAGCCGATGCCGGAATTGATGATCGTCGCGCCGGCCGCCTCGATCGCCTGCGCCTGCTGCACGATCTCTTCCCAGTTGCTGCCGTCTTCCACCAGGTCCACCAGGGACAGGCGGTAGATGATGATGAAGTCCGGGCCACAGGCCTCGCGGATGCGGCGCACGATCTCCACCGCGAAGCGCATGCGCTGTCGCGCGTCGCCACCCCAGGCATCGGTGCGCGTGTTGGTGCGCGGGGCGATGAACTCATTGATGAGGTAGCCCTCCGAGCCCATCACTTCCACGCCGTCGTAGCCAGCCTCGCGGGCCAGCTTGGCGCTGCGTGCGTAATCGGCGATATGCCGCTCGACGCCGCTGGCCGACAGCGCACGCGGGGTGAACGGGTTGATCGGCGCCTTGAGCTTCGACGGTGCCACCGACAGCGGATGGTAGGCATAGCGGCCGGCATGCAGCAGCTGCAGGCAGATCTTCGCGCCATGCTGGTGCGCGGCAGCGGTGAGCTGCCGGTGCGGGCGTACTTCCCACGGCCAGGACAGCTTGCCGCCGAACGGCTTCAGCCAGCCCACCACGTTGGGCGCGAAGCCGCCGGTGACGATCAGGCCGACACCACCCTCGGCGCGCTCGGCGAAATAGGCCGCTAGGCGCGGGAAATCACGGGCGCGATCTTCCAGGCCGGTGTGCATCGAGCCCATCAGTACGCGGTTGCGCAGCTGGGTGAAGCCCAGGTCCAGCGGAGTGAACAAGTGGGGATAGGCGCTTTCGTTGGCTGGCGACATGGTCGATACGCTTGCGTACGGAAGCGCGAAGCGTGCCGCGAAACGTCGGTCGGGGCAAGGGCTGGCGAATCGGTAGCGCCGGGCCATGCCCGGCGACGCGGCTACCCGTGGCCGCGCTGCGCGCTCGCCGGGCGCGGTCCCGGCATCGGCCGGCCAATCCCGAACCAGCCCAGCGTCACCCCGCACAGCGGGCCGATCAGCAAGGCGAAGGCGAGGGTGCCGAGCCCGACATTGCCGCCCAGCCACCAGCCCAGCAGCAGCACGCTGCCTTCGATCAGGCTGCGCACCTTCCAGATCGGCCAGCCGGTGCGGGCGTGCAGGCCGGTCATCAGGCCGTCGCGCGGGCCAGGCCCGAGCCTGGCACCGATGTACAGGCCCGTGGCCAGCGCAACCAACAGCATGCCGGCGCAGAACA
This genomic interval from Stenotrophomonas sp. 57 contains the following:
- a CDS encoding suppressor of fused domain protein; translation: MQDDHDDTDTPGWDAINAALAPLYAGQEPRHFGTALSYTLGGQDPLDGISVYWADAPVPHWHYVTYGFSELYTKESSDAAASGYGFELTFRLAADTGENAGSSPPVWPMNLLQNLARYVFGSGNVFEDGHHLNANGPIALETDTRLCHLAFIADPQLPARDTANGHLQFLQLVGLTDEEMEAVKRWSTRGVLQALQPAMPLWISDLHRGNLLDDPALTARVRAGSEREGSSTGMLFIETLDWGQEAGVTTLVLGAGQVASVCELLPLRLRHGRSLELVSRERQWEFIPAGPGEAGEVSTDSARWPLDETGLQALAGVRAERGLYPVAGALRIEVVPTYLRDAKGEVIRQIG
- a CDS encoding NADPH-dependent 2,4-dienoyl-CoA reductase; this encodes MSPANESAYPHLFTPLDLGFTQLRNRVLMGSMHTGLEDRARDFPRLAAYFAERAEGGVGLIVTGGFAPNVVGWLKPFGGKLSWPWEVRPHRQLTAAAHQHGAKICLQLLHAGRYAYHPLSVAPSKLKAPINPFTPRALSASGVERHIADYARSAKLAREAGYDGVEVMGSEGYLINEFIAPRTNTRTDAWGGDARQRMRFAVEIVRRIREACGPDFIIIYRLSLVDLVEDGSNWEEIVQQAQAIEAAGATIINSGIGWHEARIPTIATSVPRAAFAGVTAKLKPHVTVPLVATNRINMPEVAERILADGGADMVSLARPLLADPQWPNKARAGRAEAINTCIACNQACLDHVFENKLASCLVNPRAAHETELVYRPTAAPKKIAVVGAGPAGLACATVAAQRGHQVTLFDANEEIGGQFNVAKRIPGKEEFYETLRYFRHKLAETGVQLRLGTRADASRLAGFDEVVLATGITPRRVDFPGADHAKVVSYLDVLLGRVQVGANAAIIGAGGIGFDVGEFLSHAGESPSLDPQRWMAEWGVDASFEARGSLARPQAEASPRRLWLLQRSPGKPGARLGKTTGWIHRATLKAKGVRMLGGVEYLGVDDDGLRIRVDGSEQLLPVDHVVICAGQEPNRSLQAELQAAGINTQLIGGADVAAELDAKRAIDQGSRVAAAL
- a CDS encoding cell wall hydrolase; amino-acid sequence: MKLAWILWLSQLLPQPAADSLCLSTTVYLEARDQTLRGQQAVAEVALRRLDSGLWGDSMCQVVTARKQFAPTIVSPGTQLGNDAAWSEAMNVAFDAERNWALPAGERREIVPGASHFAALSIASPNWRNAYQVATIGDHTFYKVQNLKPRQS
- a CDS encoding glutathione S-transferase N-terminal domain-containing protein, whose translation is MKLYSKPGACSTADHIALQWTGQPFEVELLNKDTLKGPEFLKINPAGAVPALVDGDFVLLQNAAIMGYIADSYPQAGLAGDGSPRQRAEATRWLAFVNSDVHPAFSPLFAPGKFIADESQFDAIRAAAHKRLRGLFETADKQLADKPWLAGFRSYADPYFYITLRWAAGTKVDLSGLDNLAAYKARMDADAGVQAALKAEGLA